A genomic stretch from candidate division KSB1 bacterium includes:
- a CDS encoding SRPBCC domain-containing protein — translation MAGTREFEVRNLEFKLTLNVSAETLFKAWTDPMKFQNWFALEDSHSIPIIEFDLRAGAKYRIGIKHPDGTLRIIGGIIKRIIPNELLSFTWSVGGGGTQQMKSTVTAEFVQKSEGSELIVRHQFIPGEKLRLQFEQEWKTRLARLENMLSKLNTSVVN, via the coding sequence ATGGCCGGAACGCGTGAATTCGAAGTTAGAAATTTGGAATTTAAGCTTACCCTAAATGTATCTGCAGAAACGCTGTTTAAAGCATGGACAGATCCTATGAAATTTCAGAATTGGTTTGCTCTGGAGGATTCTCATTCGATTCCGATTATAGAATTTGACCTACGGGCTGGCGCAAAATATCGTATTGGAATCAAGCACCCGGATGGAACTTTACGAATTATTGGGGGGATTATTAAACGAATTATTCCCAATGAATTGCTGTCGTTTACATGGAGTGTGGGTGGCGGTGGAACTCAGCAAATGAAAAGCACTGTAACCGCTGAATTTGTTCAGAAATCAGAGGGGTCAGAATTAATTGTTAGACATCAATTTATACCTGGCGAAAAACTAAGACTTCAATTTGAACAAGAATGGAAAACTCGCTTAGCCAGGTTAGAAAACATGTTATCCAAACTGAATACATCAGTAGTAAATTAG
- the mltG gene encoding endolytic transglycosylase MltG, whose translation MKKKLIIFFSLFLFILLLFSIWVYYILFDSHKSLHNDQNITVIVKSGMSVGQIANLLYDKNLIYKTKDFIWGAKLMGTANKLKAGRYEIPKGKNNYHIIKLLDLGKISSIRVVIPEGIDSRKISSLLAHNLGIDSLKLISYVDDSVFIHSMNIPGISLEGYLFPETYDFYWGQDEESVIKRMVNQFIEVVPDSILRISKINPKQFNEIITLASIIQGEAIVAEEMPIISGVYTNRLKRRMLLQADPTLQYIIEDGPRRLTNKDKKIQSPYNTYLYLGLPPGPINNPGLNAILSAANPEKVPYLYFVANGDGTHTFSRTLNEHLNAKRKFDKIRREVYRKQRLEKTN comes from the coding sequence TTGAAAAAGAAATTAATCATATTTTTTTCATTATTTTTGTTTATTTTGCTTCTTTTTAGTATTTGGGTTTATTATATTCTATTTGATTCCCATAAGAGTTTACACAATGATCAAAATATTACTGTTATCGTCAAATCCGGAATGTCTGTCGGCCAGATTGCTAATTTACTCTATGATAAAAACTTGATCTACAAGACCAAGGATTTTATTTGGGGAGCAAAGTTAATGGGAACGGCCAATAAGCTAAAGGCAGGACGATACGAAATACCTAAAGGGAAAAATAATTACCATATTATTAAATTGCTTGATCTGGGTAAAATCAGTAGTATTCGCGTTGTAATTCCGGAAGGAATAGATTCCCGAAAAATTTCGTCCTTGTTAGCACATAACCTGGGAATCGACTCTTTGAAATTAATAAGTTATGTGGATGATTCAGTTTTTATTCATTCGATGAATATTCCAGGCATTTCTCTTGAAGGATACTTGTTCCCGGAAACTTATGACTTTTATTGGGGACAAGATGAAGAGTCCGTCATAAAACGAATGGTAAATCAATTTATTGAGGTAGTTCCTGATTCAATTTTACGAATATCAAAAATCAACCCTAAACAATTTAATGAGATTATAACATTGGCATCCATTATACAAGGAGAGGCAATCGTTGCTGAAGAAATGCCTATTATTTCGGGAGTGTATACGAATAGATTGAAACGTAGAATGCTGCTTCAGGCCGATCCCACGTTACAATACATTATTGAAGATGGACCGAGACGATTGACCAATAAAGATAAAAAAATTCAATCACCATATAATACATATCTATACCTGGGATTACCTCCCGGACCCATTAACAACCCAGGATTAAATGCTATTCTTTCTGCCGCAAATCCGGAAAAAGTACCCTATCTTTATTTTGTCGCTAATGGGGATGGCACCCATACTTTTAGTCGTACTTTAAATGAACATTTAAACGCGAAACGCAAGTTTGATAAAATTAGAAGGGAAGTTTACAGGAAACAGAGATTGGAAAAAACAAATTAA
- a CDS encoding UvrD-helicase domain-containing protein, with translation MTVQNLSKLKKILMDLNEVQLAAVECPPGPVLVLAGAGSGKTRVLTSRIALLLARYNVQPHEVLSVTFTNKAAKEMKIRLKAMVNTDFSTLWVGTFHSVFARILRRESVYIGYGRNFSIFDSDDQLQTIKRIMKDLNISAKDYSPNIIRGLISRNKNKMKTPEQVGSAIADRFDEVLFKVYSQYRGLLKSNNAMDFDDLITLPVNLFQENPKVLEKYQDRFQHILVDEFQDTNVAQNELIKLLGRKNQNVFVVGDDDQSIYSWRGAEVENILNFEKSFPNCEVFRLEQNYRSTKTILAAAYSVVKNNYHRKEKRLWTEGNQGDPIILMDSYNEADEASKILNRIRYEISNYKRNFQDFVVLYRTNSQSRAIEDALRRNAISYEIVGGIKFYERKEIKDFLAYLRIIANPNDELSLRRIINVPVRGIGAATLNKLQDYSENENISLLDSLKKVDEVSGISSKTSDRLKELGVFFEKYFSLKDTLGLDEFTRVMNDEIGFFRMFKEDGSLEAMNRFDNLQELLSAISEYCETREEPSLDGFLEEVALVTELDNWNEQSNAVTLMTIHSAKGLEFPVVFISGLEEGLFPLSRSKEDPDDFEEERRLFYVGLTRAKEKVYLSWAQNRRRFIEGAINSISSFVDEIDPEYIERLVPKTVSIHKPVYQGLKYEPMPDYENESQEQSLYVGCLVKHDLFGTGKIQAMEGTGQDLKLAVHFEGIGTKKLLYKYAQLEIM, from the coding sequence ATGACTGTACAAAACCTTAGTAAATTGAAAAAGATATTGATGGACTTAAACGAAGTCCAACTGGCTGCAGTGGAATGTCCCCCAGGGCCAGTACTTGTTCTTGCAGGAGCAGGAAGTGGTAAAACAAGAGTTTTAACAAGCCGGATTGCTCTATTACTTGCCAGATACAATGTTCAACCTCATGAAGTTCTCTCGGTTACTTTTACGAATAAAGCCGCTAAAGAAATGAAAATCAGGCTCAAGGCTATGGTGAATACCGATTTTTCGACCTTATGGGTTGGGACATTCCATTCTGTTTTTGCTCGAATATTGAGAAGAGAAAGCGTCTATATCGGTTACGGACGAAATTTTTCTATATTTGATTCTGATGATCAGCTGCAGACAATTAAGCGGATAATGAAAGATTTGAATATCTCTGCAAAAGATTATTCTCCTAATATTATTCGTGGATTGATAAGCCGTAACAAAAATAAAATGAAGACTCCCGAGCAAGTGGGTAGTGCTATTGCCGATCGATTTGATGAGGTACTTTTTAAAGTCTATTCTCAATACAGAGGGTTGTTAAAATCAAATAATGCCATGGATTTTGATGATCTAATTACACTTCCGGTGAATCTTTTTCAGGAGAATCCTAAAGTCTTAGAAAAATACCAGGATCGTTTTCAGCATATTTTGGTTGATGAGTTCCAGGATACGAATGTTGCTCAGAATGAATTGATCAAATTATTAGGTCGCAAAAATCAGAATGTTTTTGTAGTAGGTGATGATGATCAGTCTATTTACAGTTGGAGAGGGGCGGAAGTAGAAAACATCTTGAATTTTGAAAAGTCATTTCCCAATTGTGAGGTTTTTCGTCTTGAGCAAAATTACCGCTCTACAAAAACGATCTTAGCTGCAGCATATTCAGTGGTTAAAAATAATTATCATCGGAAAGAAAAACGATTGTGGACGGAAGGCAACCAAGGGGATCCCATTATTTTGATGGATTCTTATAACGAAGCGGATGAAGCAAGTAAAATTTTAAATCGAATTCGCTACGAAATTAGCAATTATAAACGGAATTTCCAGGATTTTGTCGTTTTATACAGGACAAATTCTCAATCAAGAGCCATAGAAGATGCTTTACGCCGAAATGCCATTTCCTACGAAATTGTCGGTGGTATAAAATTCTACGAGCGTAAAGAGATCAAAGATTTTCTAGCGTACCTTCGGATTATAGCAAATCCCAATGATGAATTGAGTTTACGAAGGATTATTAATGTACCGGTTAGAGGAATTGGCGCTGCTACCTTAAACAAATTACAGGATTATTCTGAGAATGAAAATATTTCATTATTAGACTCATTAAAAAAAGTTGATGAGGTATCCGGTATTTCTTCAAAAACCAGCGATAGACTTAAAGAGCTAGGTGTCTTCTTCGAAAAATACTTTTCACTTAAAGATACACTAGGCCTTGATGAATTTACTCGAGTAATGAATGATGAAATCGGTTTTTTTAGAATGTTTAAAGAGGATGGTTCGTTGGAAGCAATGAACCGGTTCGACAATCTTCAGGAGCTTCTTTCGGCGATTTCAGAATATTGCGAAACACGTGAAGAGCCAAGCTTGGATGGATTTTTAGAAGAAGTTGCGTTAGTGACGGAGTTGGACAATTGGAACGAACAATCCAATGCTGTGACGCTAATGACTATCCACAGTGCAAAGGGATTAGAATTTCCGGTAGTTTTTATTTCTGGGCTTGAAGAAGGACTTTTCCCGCTTTCTCGGAGCAAAGAAGATCCGGATGATTTTGAAGAGGAAAGACGGCTCTTTTATGTGGGACTTACACGAGCCAAAGAAAAAGTCTATCTATCATGGGCACAAAACCGTCGGAGATTCATAGAAGGAGCTATAAATAGTATTTCATCATTCGTAGATGAGATTGATCCTGAGTATATTGAAAGACTTGTACCCAAAACTGTTTCCATTCACAAACCTGTTTACCAGGGTTTGAAATATGAGCCAATGCCAGATTATGAAAACGAAAGCCAGGAACAATCACTATATGTTGGGTGTTTAGTAAAACATGATTTGTTTGGTACTGGTAAAATTCAAGCCATGGAAGGAACAGGACAGGATCTCAAATTAGCTGTTCACTTTGAAGGAATTGGCACTAAAAAACTTCTTTATAAATATGCTCAACTGGAAATTATGTAG
- a CDS encoding NUDIX hydrolase, whose protein sequence is MSKPLVHTCPSCGENSKIFKNPIPTVDIIIELTRNGKTDGIVLIERKNEPFGWAIPGGFVDYGESVEDAAIREAKEETSLDVELLNLLGVYSNPNRDKRKHTISTVFVAKSEGIPVAGDDAKKLSVFKKSDLPLNLAFDHKKILQDYYKST, encoded by the coding sequence ATGTCTAAGCCCCTGGTTCATACTTGTCCTTCATGTGGTGAAAATTCGAAAATATTCAAAAATCCTATTCCAACTGTTGACATCATTATTGAATTAACACGAAATGGTAAAACAGACGGCATAGTTTTGATTGAAAGAAAAAATGAACCGTTTGGCTGGGCAATTCCGGGTGGCTTTGTTGACTATGGTGAGAGTGTCGAAGATGCTGCTATAAGAGAGGCCAAAGAAGAAACAAGTCTCGATGTAGAACTATTAAATCTGCTGGGCGTCTATTCAAATCCGAACCGAGACAAGAGAAAACATACCATATCCACTGTTTTTGTAGCCAAGTCCGAAGGAATCCCTGTTGCCGGTGATGATGCAAAAAAACTGTCAGTTTTTAAAAAGAGCGATCTTCCTTTAAACCTGGCTTTTGATCATAAAAAAATCTTGCAGGACTATTATAAAAGCACCTAA
- the mutY gene encoding A/G-specific adenine glycosylase, producing MKEIDPNISKKFQRSLLRWFTNNKRELPWRDSKSPYKIWLSEIMLQQTRVDTVIPYYQKFLKKYPTIASLAKADLQGVLKTWEGLGYYSRIRNMRKAAKIIIEKYDGNFPDEYSQILKLPGIGPYTAGAICSIMFDQPRPVVDGNVIRVLARYFGIETDATTTDGKNEFWQVAEKLIPTKQPGAFNEALMELGALICTPKKPDCEFCPVRSDCVAKKSNRQEELPIRKKKLPTPHYDIGAGLIWKNDLLLITKRKEKGLLGGFWEFPGGKQELGENISTCVKREIEEELGIQVDVEDSFAIIKHAYTHFRITLQIYNCKWTAGEPVCKECVDFRWVRLNELDNFPFPRANKKVVERLQELFTKSS from the coding sequence ATGAAAGAAATCGATCCCAACATTTCTAAAAAGTTTCAGAGGAGTTTACTCCGCTGGTTTACTAATAATAAGCGCGAGCTTCCCTGGAGAGACTCTAAGTCTCCCTATAAAATCTGGTTATCAGAAATTATGCTCCAACAGACAAGGGTAGATACTGTCATTCCATATTATCAAAAGTTCCTGAAGAAATATCCAACTATCGCATCCCTTGCAAAGGCTGATCTTCAAGGGGTTTTGAAAACATGGGAAGGCTTGGGCTATTATTCACGAATTAGAAATATGCGAAAAGCTGCAAAAATCATAATCGAAAAATATGACGGCAATTTCCCGGATGAATATTCACAAATACTAAAATTACCAGGAATAGGACCCTATACTGCCGGAGCAATCTGCAGTATTATGTTTGATCAGCCTAGGCCTGTTGTGGACGGAAACGTAATTCGAGTTTTAGCTCGATATTTTGGAATAGAAACGGATGCTACAACAACGGATGGCAAAAATGAATTCTGGCAAGTAGCTGAAAAGTTAATACCAACCAAACAACCAGGAGCTTTTAATGAAGCTCTAATGGAATTGGGTGCGCTTATTTGTACTCCGAAGAAACCGGACTGCGAGTTTTGCCCTGTTAGATCTGATTGTGTGGCAAAAAAGTCAAACCGCCAGGAGGAATTACCTATTCGGAAGAAGAAATTGCCAACACCCCATTATGATATTGGCGCAGGTTTGATTTGGAAAAACGATTTGTTATTAATAACAAAGAGAAAGGAGAAGGGATTATTGGGAGGATTTTGGGAGTTCCCCGGGGGAAAGCAAGAGCTTGGTGAAAATATTTCAACGTGCGTAAAAAGAGAGATTGAGGAGGAATTAGGTATTCAGGTAGATGTGGAAGATTCTTTTGCGATAATCAAACATGCCTATACCCATTTTCGCATAACTTTGCAGATCTATAACTGCAAATGGACTGCGGGAGAACCGGTCTGTAAAGAATGTGTGGATTTTCGTTGGGTTAGGCTTAATGAATTGGACAATTTCCCTTTTCCCAGGGCAAACAAAAAAGTAGTGGAAAGATTGCAGGAATTGTTCACTAAATCATCTTAA
- a CDS encoding tetratricopeptide repeat protein — protein sequence MALKNFFINMLNWKLCREPNSGSIIQFLLLFVIGVWLNQPVIAQESEAVRQFQYAQKLMKDGFLDLASSQFDEFLKYYPDSPRVTEALFYWAQCLQKREKWEEASEKYRELLVKYPDSPRCDVALYTITENYFNLQEPEKAIRSFERFPLFYPKSPLATQALFKAGELNLERSDFAKAEEDWRRILDEFPTSTWIETTRYHLAELYFKQRKFDQAETQINRLLEFTSERVPYVRLALLKAKILTHKYRLDEAEALYSKLQNTSLSNGWYKRVQLDYAEFLQKLGQLDKVEEILRPLVESESTTTLRDSLLLQWISYHSQAGNDSSVIAVVNQLIHATNNKSVMMASMEYGINAAKSSDSKLVLVDYLERMIELEKDIKFKKPLLKNTYLDLLKTFNQIGRPASALEIGQVALNRFGSDLYFLDQVKYNMGRIYLETLNQPRKGLFYFEQISEPSHKSELADDAYYQMALCYERLTDSNQEIRILENFSQNFPGSPILPLIYDRLNWYRYYRPADLSIELSRTLSMFTNLLLTGQREESIFAFVKQMFEQLRAYQDVIETNKIIRSENLLKNYTDQLDQMVADSYYRLALQEEDIDKKESLLDNARIYYLKYLASPPTLKEQLRVALDIQKIERLRSDRDSSNVKSEYNYYKVVIDRFKNLEEVKQVKLELADLLFQIGKDVDSDSIKSAIRLYDEILDDSSNTIASNGAGWSHLDPEYLPATIEETALYRNGLAHLVINDTSSTISILSSYVTQYPKGTYVLSAIEELSKISIHQEDWEAAEKYLSNLAKTYYYASTVQSAKLQLAEIMITQNRFEDALTILADLDENFDINHEKKLFLHGFALKGVSDYFKSRQVFQEYLQHYPNGIFVPDVYLHLADIGKRTNQPQEFLLNYDRFLIRFPTDPRGRDILLELADDRFKNGEYSTSLDQYKELLATSVDPEELKVLERKKIICMIRLGNVSAAQVAEAQFDKDYKNVDEDLAEIEYELGNYYLDKKYFEGAERIFKRVKNKYKKTRFGSYGAYGLGKLKIITNLTDDGLEILTEIIEKYPESDVLPNLYLTLGDFYYKNKLFNNALSAFQHCLELNPESSVDLTVRRYLIKLYTEIGVNDAALLAIRAYLDKYPDADDSFNKKFQLGLNLMNLYEYDRAIDQFRSLLPLANNDQEAEIRFYIAKCYSSKGQFRKSISEFFKVPYYTRPTELPWHVTAEYEAAIAYMKLQEWDPAKSILEKIVYREGLESVFGRTAMNKIQEIDKLKTKK from the coding sequence TTGGCACTAAAAAACTTCTTTATAAATATGCTCAACTGGAAATTATGTAGGGAACCCAATTCAGGCTCCATTATTCAATTTCTGTTGCTCTTTGTGATTGGAGTTTGGTTAAACCAACCGGTAATAGCCCAGGAATCCGAGGCGGTTCGTCAATTTCAATATGCCCAAAAATTGATGAAAGATGGTTTTTTGGACCTGGCTTCCTCACAATTCGATGAATTCTTAAAATATTATCCGGATAGCCCGCGGGTGACAGAAGCCCTTTTCTACTGGGCGCAATGCCTGCAAAAACGAGAAAAGTGGGAGGAAGCTTCTGAAAAATATCGTGAACTTTTAGTTAAATATCCCGATTCTCCTCGTTGCGATGTAGCTCTCTACACAATCACCGAAAATTATTTTAACCTTCAAGAACCTGAAAAAGCTATTCGTAGTTTTGAGAGATTCCCGCTTTTTTATCCAAAAAGTCCACTGGCCACGCAAGCATTGTTTAAAGCCGGAGAATTAAACCTGGAGCGATCTGATTTTGCGAAAGCTGAAGAGGATTGGCGACGTATTTTGGATGAGTTTCCAACATCAACATGGATTGAAACGACCAGGTACCATCTTGCCGAACTTTATTTTAAGCAGAGAAAATTTGATCAAGCTGAAACACAAATTAATCGGTTGTTAGAGTTTACTTCGGAGAGGGTGCCATATGTTCGTCTTGCCCTTCTAAAGGCAAAAATCTTAACCCATAAATATCGGCTTGATGAGGCTGAAGCTCTCTATTCAAAACTACAAAATACTTCACTTTCCAATGGCTGGTATAAAAGAGTTCAATTGGACTATGCTGAATTCTTACAGAAATTGGGACAATTGGATAAAGTAGAAGAGATTCTAAGACCTCTTGTTGAATCTGAATCAACCACGACTTTGCGTGACTCATTGCTGCTGCAATGGATATCCTATCACTCACAGGCAGGTAATGATTCATCCGTAATTGCGGTTGTGAACCAGCTTATTCACGCCACAAATAATAAATCTGTAATGATGGCATCAATGGAGTATGGTATTAATGCTGCAAAAAGTTCAGATAGCAAATTGGTGTTGGTGGATTATCTCGAGAGAATGATTGAACTTGAAAAGGATATCAAATTTAAAAAGCCACTTTTAAAAAATACTTATCTCGATTTGCTCAAAACCTTTAATCAAATTGGCAGACCGGCATCTGCACTTGAAATAGGCCAGGTTGCTTTAAATCGATTCGGAAGTGATTTATACTTCTTAGATCAAGTAAAATATAACATGGGCCGGATTTATTTGGAAACATTGAATCAACCGCGAAAAGGACTTTTCTATTTTGAGCAAATATCGGAACCATCTCATAAAAGTGAGTTGGCCGACGACGCTTATTATCAAATGGCATTATGCTATGAGAGACTAACTGATTCTAATCAAGAGATCCGAATTCTTGAAAATTTCAGTCAGAATTTTCCAGGAAGTCCAATTCTGCCACTAATCTATGATCGTTTAAACTGGTATAGATATTATAGACCTGCCGATCTTTCAATCGAACTCAGCCGTACGTTATCCATGTTTACTAACCTGCTATTGACCGGCCAACGGGAAGAGTCAATATTTGCATTTGTCAAACAAATGTTTGAACAGCTAAGAGCCTATCAGGATGTAATCGAAACTAACAAAATCATCAGAAGTGAAAATCTCTTAAAAAATTACACAGACCAGCTTGATCAAATGGTGGCGGATTCTTATTATCGCCTTGCATTACAGGAAGAAGATATTGATAAAAAAGAATCTTTACTTGATAATGCCCGCATTTATTATCTAAAATATTTAGCTTCACCACCAACGTTAAAAGAGCAGTTGCGGGTAGCATTAGACATCCAAAAAATTGAAAGACTACGTTCGGACCGGGATTCGAGCAATGTGAAATCTGAATATAATTACTATAAAGTTGTTATTGATAGATTCAAAAATTTGGAGGAAGTTAAACAAGTTAAATTAGAATTGGCAGACCTTCTTTTTCAAATAGGGAAAGATGTTGATAGCGATTCCATAAAATCTGCAATTCGGTTATATGATGAGATCTTAGATGACAGCAGTAATACTATAGCATCAAATGGCGCCGGTTGGAGTCATCTAGATCCGGAATATCTTCCAGCGACAATTGAAGAAACAGCCTTATATCGAAATGGTCTGGCTCATTTAGTTATTAACGATACCTCATCAACAATCTCAATCTTATCCTCATACGTTACACAGTACCCCAAAGGAACGTATGTTCTCTCAGCGATAGAAGAGCTTAGCAAGATTAGTATTCATCAAGAAGATTGGGAAGCAGCGGAAAAATATTTATCCAACCTTGCAAAGACTTACTATTACGCTTCTACGGTACAATCTGCAAAATTACAACTAGCAGAAATAATGATTACTCAAAATCGATTTGAAGATGCCTTAACGATTTTGGCCGATCTGGATGAAAATTTTGATATCAACCATGAGAAAAAGCTATTTTTACACGGGTTTGCCTTAAAAGGTGTTTCTGATTATTTCAAGTCCAGACAGGTTTTTCAGGAGTATTTGCAGCACTATCCCAATGGTATTTTTGTTCCGGATGTATATTTGCATTTGGCAGATATCGGCAAAAGGACCAACCAGCCACAAGAGTTTCTACTTAATTATGACAGGTTTTTAATTCGATTCCCTACAGATCCACGTGGCCGTGATATATTACTGGAATTGGCGGATGATCGGTTTAAAAACGGCGAGTATAGTACTTCTTTGGATCAATATAAAGAATTATTGGCTACTTCGGTTGATCCCGAAGAGCTGAAGGTATTAGAACGAAAGAAGATCATTTGTATGATTCGATTAGGCAATGTTTCAGCAGCCCAGGTGGCTGAAGCTCAATTTGATAAGGATTATAAGAATGTAGATGAAGACTTGGCTGAAATCGAATACGAGCTAGGTAACTACTATCTCGATAAAAAATATTTTGAAGGCGCCGAAAGAATCTTTAAGAGAGTCAAAAACAAATATAAAAAAACCCGTTTTGGGTCTTATGGAGCATATGGTCTGGGCAAACTAAAAATAATTACAAATTTAACGGACGATGGCCTGGAAATATTGACCGAGATTATTGAAAAATATCCGGAATCGGATGTGCTTCCTAACCTGTACCTAACATTGGGTGATTTTTATTACAAGAACAAGCTATTCAATAATGCGCTTTCTGCTTTTCAGCATTGTTTAGAATTGAATCCAGAATCTTCAGTTGATCTCACAGTGAGACGATACTTAATTAAGTTATATACAGAAATTGGAGTAAACGATGCAGCGTTGTTGGCAATTCGTGCTTATTTGGATAAGTATCCCGATGCTGACGATAGTTTTAACAAGAAATTTCAATTGGGCCTTAATTTAATGAATTTATATGAATATGATCGAGCCATCGACCAATTCAGGAGTTTGCTACCGCTTGCAAATAATGATCAAGAAGCTGAAATCCGTTTTTATATAGCAAAGTGTTATTCAAGCAAGGGACAATTCCGAAAATCAATCTCAGAATTTTTCAAAGTACCATACTATACGAGACCCACAGAATTACCCTGGCATGTAACAGCAGAATATGAAGCTGCAATTGCATATATGAAGTTACAGGAATGGGATCCGGCAAAATCAATTTTGGAAAAAATCGTTTACAGGGAAGGCCTTGAAAGTGTCTTTGGAAGGACGGCGATGAATAAAATTCAGGAAATTGACAAGCTCAAAACTAAAAAATGA